The proteins below are encoded in one region of Segatella copri:
- a CDS encoding nitroreductase family protein, whose translation MNDKNNMLALSQERFSARKFTPEAVSQEDLDYIMECVRLAPSAVNRQPWRWLIVRSEEAKKKLQDCYDREWFKTAPIYIIGMKNVNENWVRRYDEKPHGDIDVAIAAEHLCLAATEKGLGTCWVCNYDTAKMQQFFAREGYETVVIIPVGHIAEDCPRAEKKRKEMSEITEEI comes from the coding sequence ATGAATGATAAGAATAACATGTTGGCATTGAGCCAGGAGCGTTTTTCGGCTCGCAAGTTTACTCCGGAGGCGGTGAGCCAGGAGGATTTGGACTATATCATGGAGTGTGTGCGCCTGGCACCATCGGCAGTGAACAGGCAGCCTTGGCGCTGGCTCATCGTGCGCTCAGAAGAGGCGAAGAAGAAACTGCAGGATTGCTACGACCGCGAATGGTTCAAGACGGCTCCTATATATATTATAGGTATGAAAAACGTGAATGAGAACTGGGTGCGCAGATATGATGAGAAACCGCATGGCGATATTGATGTGGCGATAGCGGCAGAGCATCTCTGTCTGGCTGCCACCGAAAAGGGACTGGGCACCTGCTGGGTCTGCAATTACGATACGGCGAAGATGCAGCAGTTCTTTGCTCGCGAGGGCTATGAGACGGTGGTAATTATCCCTGTAGGTCATATTGCTGAAGACTGTCCACGCGCTGAGAAGAAGCGTAAGGAGATGAGCGAAATTACGGAAGAAATCTAG
- a CDS encoding Y-family DNA polymerase, with translation MIGLADCNNFYCSCERVFRPDLTGKPVVVLSNNDGCVIARSEEAKALGYKMGDPFYQVKEKLEAEGVAIFSSNYTLYGSLSNRVMSMLSRYSPRIDQYSIDESFFEADESMAKVFFREHAEDHPTLFNKMTIDELSEKPDSLLHRYGSKISADVLRAVGIPISVGIAETKTLAKIGSKFAKKYKGFQGCCLIDTDERRHKALSLFPVEDVWGIGRQIARKLDYMGIRTAAQFADKKESWVRSHFNITTLRTWKELNGESCISIEELPQKKSICTSRSFANEGITDKNVIEEAVANFAVRCTEKLRRQGSVCQGITVFAWTSRFNEHVPEYTIHDSLTLPIATNAQEEIVGAALSILRAKYPKPMADSRPDHPDMSFHFKKAGVILWQISPDHPRQQDLFDPIDRSKQKKLMEAIDAINRKNSYGTIRQAIQGTDCRFDLKREYMSKQFTTNIHDILKVKTK, from the coding sequence ATGATAGGACTGGCAGACTGCAACAACTTCTACTGTTCGTGCGAGCGAGTGTTTCGCCCCGACCTGACAGGAAAGCCCGTGGTTGTATTGAGCAACAACGACGGGTGCGTCATCGCACGCTCTGAAGAAGCCAAGGCATTGGGCTATAAGATGGGAGACCCGTTCTATCAGGTGAAGGAAAAACTGGAGGCTGAAGGAGTGGCTATCTTCTCCAGCAACTATACGCTCTACGGTTCGCTCTCCAACCGCGTGATGTCGATGCTATCCCGTTATTCCCCACGCATCGACCAATACTCTATTGATGAGAGTTTCTTCGAGGCAGACGAATCAATGGCGAAAGTTTTCTTTCGGGAGCATGCGGAAGACCATCCTACTTTGTTCAATAAAATGACAATAGACGAGCTATCAGAAAAGCCCGATAGCCTGCTCCATCGCTATGGCTCCAAAATATCGGCAGATGTACTTCGGGCTGTTGGAATCCCGATATCCGTAGGCATTGCAGAAACGAAGACATTGGCGAAAATCGGCTCTAAATTCGCCAAGAAATACAAGGGTTTCCAAGGCTGCTGCCTCATCGACACGGATGAACGGAGACACAAGGCGCTGTCTCTCTTCCCCGTAGAAGATGTATGGGGAATAGGCAGGCAGATAGCCAGAAAGCTCGATTACATGGGCATCAGGACCGCCGCTCAGTTTGCCGACAAGAAAGAAAGTTGGGTCCGCAGCCATTTCAATATCACCACCCTAAGAACATGGAAAGAACTGAATGGCGAAAGCTGCATCAGCATCGAGGAATTGCCGCAGAAGAAGAGCATCTGCACCAGTAGGAGTTTTGCCAACGAGGGCATTACCGACAAAAATGTGATAGAAGAAGCCGTGGCTAATTTCGCTGTACGTTGTACAGAAAAATTAAGGAGACAAGGTAGCGTATGTCAGGGCATCACGGTGTTCGCATGGACTTCCCGTTTTAACGAGCATGTGCCTGAATACACCATCCACGATTCCCTTACCCTGCCCATCGCCACCAATGCGCAGGAAGAAATAGTAGGTGCTGCCCTCAGCATTCTCCGTGCCAAATACCCGAAACCGATGGCAGACAGCAGGCCCGATCACCCCGACATGTCGTTTCACTTCAAGAAAGCTGGCGTTATCCTGTGGCAAATCTCACCCGACCATCCTCGCCAGCAAGACCTCTTCGACCCCATCGACCGAAGCAAGCAAAAAAAGCTGATGGAGGCTATCGACGCCATCAACCGGAAGAATAGTTATGGCACCATACGCCAGGCCATACAAGGCACAGACTGCCGATTCGACCTGAAACGCGAGTACATGTCGAAGCAGTTTACCACGAACATCCATGATATTCTGAAAGTAAAAACAAAATGA
- a CDS encoding LexA family protein, protein MNKNNDNKIKLTFHPAEFGTKIPIPLAEQSVKAGFPSPAQDYMEGEIDLNDILVRHREATFYVRISGDSMQDAGILDGDLAVVDRQIEPSNGNFVIAFVDGEFTIKQFKMDESGTFGWLIPWNKNFSPIRVDETNRFMIWGVVTYVIHQIAE, encoded by the coding sequence ATGAATAAGAATAACGATAACAAGATAAAACTGACATTTCACCCTGCGGAATTCGGAACAAAGATACCTATTCCGCTGGCAGAGCAAAGCGTAAAGGCAGGCTTCCCTTCGCCGGCACAAGACTATATGGAGGGAGAGATAGACCTCAACGATATTCTGGTTCGCCATCGTGAGGCCACCTTCTACGTGCGCATATCTGGCGACAGCATGCAGGATGCAGGCATTCTGGACGGTGATCTCGCTGTAGTTGACCGGCAGATAGAACCCTCAAACGGCAATTTCGTCATCGCCTTCGTAGATGGCGAATTCACCATCAAGCAGTTCAAGATGGACGAGAGCGGCACCTTCGGCTGGCTCATCCCATGGAACAAAAACTTCTCTCCTATCCGGGTAGATGAAACCAACCGATTCATGATTTGGGGCGTGGTTACCTATGTAATTCATCAAATTGCAGAATAA
- a CDS encoding NAD(P)/FAD-dependent oxidoreductase, with amino-acid sequence MSINIKRNQLKRVVIVGGGLGGLRLAEDLCNSNLQVVLIDKNNFHQFPPLIYQIASAGIDPSSISFPFRQIFRKRKNFYFRMAEARAVFPDKKILQTSIGKIEYDYLVFAAGTTTNFYGNANIEKWAIPMKTVSEAMGLRNAVLSNLERALTCATEEERQELLNVVIVGGGATGVEIAGALSEMKRYVIPYDYPDMDSSLMHIYLLEAGDRLLAGMSQDSSKKAYDFLTSMGVDVQFGKMVTDYKDHKVLMKDGQEIPTRTFLWVSGVKAQPITGIDGDHLGRGFRIVVDEFNRIPGMDGLFAIGDQCIQTTDPAYPGGHPQLAQVAIQQAALLAKNIQKIAEGATDSQLKPFRYKNLGSMATIGRHKAVVELGKFHSQGFFAWVLWLVVHLRSILGVKNKVMVMLNWLWKYVSYNDSIRMITYATKPKEVRDRLKREQTTHLGTDLLENEEEEEEA; translated from the coding sequence ATGAGCATTAATATCAAGAGAAATCAGTTGAAGAGAGTAGTTATCGTAGGTGGCGGACTCGGTGGTCTTCGTTTGGCAGAAGACCTCTGCAATTCAAACCTGCAGGTGGTGTTGATCGATAAGAACAATTTCCATCAGTTCCCTCCGCTTATCTATCAGATAGCCTCAGCAGGTATCGACCCAAGCTCCATCTCCTTCCCTTTCCGCCAGATTTTCCGCAAGCGCAAGAACTTCTACTTCCGCATGGCAGAGGCGAGAGCCGTATTCCCAGACAAGAAGATTCTGCAGACTTCCATCGGTAAGATTGAGTACGATTACCTGGTGTTCGCAGCAGGAACCACTACCAATTTCTATGGCAATGCCAACATCGAGAAGTGGGCTATTCCGATGAAGACCGTTTCAGAGGCAATGGGATTGCGCAACGCCGTGCTGAGTAACCTGGAGCGTGCATTGACCTGTGCCACAGAAGAGGAGCGACAGGAACTCCTGAACGTGGTCATTGTGGGCGGTGGTGCCACAGGTGTGGAGATAGCCGGAGCCCTCTCTGAAATGAAGCGCTACGTGATTCCTTACGATTATCCGGATATGGACTCCTCTCTGATGCACATCTATCTCCTGGAAGCGGGCGACAGACTGCTCGCCGGAATGTCACAGGACTCTTCCAAGAAAGCATACGATTTCCTCACAAGCATGGGTGTGGATGTGCAGTTTGGCAAAATGGTAACCGACTACAAGGACCATAAGGTACTGATGAAGGATGGTCAGGAGATTCCTACCCGCACCTTCCTCTGGGTATCAGGTGTAAAGGCACAGCCTATCACGGGTATTGATGGCGACCATCTGGGTCGTGGTTTCCGCATCGTGGTAGATGAATTCAACCGCATCCCTGGCATGGACGGTCTCTTCGCCATCGGCGACCAATGTATCCAGACCACAGACCCAGCTTATCCTGGCGGTCACCCACAGTTGGCTCAGGTAGCCATTCAGCAGGCAGCACTTCTGGCTAAGAATATCCAGAAGATTGCCGAGGGAGCCACTGATTCCCAGCTCAAGCCTTTCCGCTACAAGAACCTGGGTTCTATGGCTACCATCGGAAGACACAAGGCTGTAGTAGAGCTTGGCAAGTTCCACAGCCAGGGCTTCTTTGCCTGGGTATTGTGGCTGGTGGTTCACCTCCGCTCCATCCTTGGCGTAAAGAACAAGGTAATGGTAATGCTCAACTGGCTCTGGAAGTACGTAAGCTATAACGATTCTATCCGAATGATTACCTACGCCACCAAGCCTAAGGAAGTGCGCGACCGATTAAAGCGTGAACAGACCACTCACCTCGGCACCGACTTGCTGGAGAATGAAGAAGAGGAAGAGGAAGCTTAA
- a CDS encoding LacI family DNA-binding transcriptional regulator: MAKYVTIMDIARELGISKSTVSRALSGDTGNVKAETLQKILATAERMGYHRNELAVNFRQQSTHNIGIIIPEIVTTFYMTFINDAQAILRKQGYKVMIAISNENPEQERENILMMEQLRVDGILMSACDKEHNVDLYNKVIERGIPIVFFDRTVEKVKASQVHMDDYIMSFFMVETLLRKGYKHIIHIPGPAYIRNSYERLRGYRDALEKFHIEYQAQDVLSPALSAEEGSWVMERFLEKNVPFDAVFGFTETAVLGAKSAIQKRGLRIPEDVALCCMSGTALATLVHPQLTVVEQPIEKMAQESCRLLLEHIADGYRRIEEIALRGETVIREST; the protein is encoded by the coding sequence ATGGCAAAATATGTAACCATCATGGACATTGCAAGGGAGTTGGGGATTTCCAAGTCCACCGTTTCGCGTGCTCTTTCGGGAGATACGGGTAATGTGAAGGCGGAAACCTTGCAGAAGATATTGGCAACTGCCGAGCGGATGGGCTATCATCGCAACGAACTGGCTGTGAACTTTCGCCAGCAGAGTACTCATAACATCGGCATCATCATTCCCGAAATCGTAACAACGTTCTATATGACCTTTATCAATGATGCTCAAGCCATCTTGCGCAAGCAGGGGTATAAGGTAATGATTGCCATCTCTAACGAGAATCCTGAGCAGGAGAGAGAGAACATTCTGATGATGGAGCAGCTGCGTGTGGATGGCATCCTGATGAGTGCATGCGATAAGGAGCATAATGTGGACCTATATAATAAGGTGATAGAAAGGGGCATTCCCATCGTGTTTTTCGATAGAACGGTGGAGAAGGTAAAGGCTTCACAGGTGCACATGGACGATTACATCATGTCGTTTTTCATGGTGGAGACTTTGTTGCGCAAGGGGTATAAGCATATTATTCATATCCCGGGACCTGCTTATATCCGAAACAGCTATGAACGATTGAGGGGCTATCGGGATGCGCTGGAAAAGTTTCATATAGAGTATCAGGCGCAAGATGTCTTGTCGCCAGCATTGTCGGCTGAAGAGGGTAGTTGGGTGATGGAGCGTTTCCTGGAGAAGAATGTGCCCTTTGATGCGGTCTTTGGCTTTACGGAGACTGCTGTTTTGGGAGCCAAGAGTGCTATCCAGAAACGTGGCTTGCGCATTCCGGAGGATGTGGCACTTTGCTGCATGTCTGGCACAGCTCTGGCTACCTTAGTTCATCCTCAGTTGACGGTAGTGGAGCAGCCTATTGAGAAAATGGCGCAGGAAAGTTGCCGACTGCTGCTGGAGCATATTGCCGATGGTTATAGAAGGATAGAGGAAATTGCATTGAGAGGTGAAACAGTGATAAGGGAATCTACTTAA
- a CDS encoding MFS transporter: protein MEQDSKFQANTSLENNSQGKVPFISKLAYGMGDVGCNFSWMFVGNFLMIFYTDVFGISMSAVATLMLVSRFWDAINDPIIGTLTDKTHTRWGRFRPWLLFGAPITALVLILTFWAHPEWSQTAKIIYMAVTYCILVLGYTCVNLPYGTLCGAMTQDIDERAKLNTSRSVSAMMAIGVINIVTVPLISWFGAGDTKYGYLAVAVLYGIIFAACHLFCFHKTKEVVEVPVGQKLPLKVQLRSVMKNKPYLLALLGQLLFGFIHYGRNADMLYYFTYVEGSATLFSYYSMAIIVPSIIGAACFPLVFRKTGNKGFTAAIFAFLTGITMIGLYFFSPNGSAIMFYLFSALSWFFFSGFNTAIYAIIPDCVEYGEWKTGIRNDGFQYAFISLGNKIGMALGTSLLAIALGSAGYVSNAVQNPEVLNIMHHAFSTIPGVLWIVTAGCLCFYKLNKKQYKQIMTDLENKKK, encoded by the coding sequence ATGGAACAAGATTCTAAATTTCAAGCGAACACTTCGCTAGAGAACAATTCACAGGGAAAGGTTCCCTTCATCAGTAAGCTCGCCTATGGTATGGGCGATGTGGGCTGCAACTTCAGTTGGATGTTCGTGGGCAATTTCCTCATGATTTTCTACACCGATGTGTTCGGAATCAGCATGAGTGCCGTAGCAACCCTGATGCTTGTTTCCCGATTCTGGGATGCCATCAACGACCCCATCATCGGCACACTTACCGACAAGACCCACACCCGATGGGGACGATTCCGCCCATGGCTGCTCTTCGGAGCTCCTATCACGGCACTGGTACTGATACTCACCTTCTGGGCACATCCGGAATGGAGCCAGACCGCCAAGATTATCTATATGGCAGTAACCTACTGCATCCTGGTACTGGGATATACCTGCGTGAACCTGCCTTACGGCACACTCTGCGGAGCCATGACGCAAGACATCGATGAGAGAGCCAAGCTCAACACCAGCCGTTCGGTGAGCGCCATGATGGCCATCGGAGTAATCAACATCGTAACCGTTCCGCTCATCAGCTGGTTTGGCGCAGGTGATACAAAATATGGTTATCTGGCTGTGGCTGTACTCTACGGCATCATCTTCGCTGCCTGCCATCTGTTCTGTTTCCACAAGACCAAGGAAGTGGTAGAAGTTCCTGTGGGACAGAAGCTCCCTCTAAAGGTGCAGCTACGCTCCGTGATGAAGAACAAGCCCTATCTGCTCGCCCTCTTAGGACAGTTGCTCTTCGGTTTCATCCACTACGGACGCAACGCCGACATGCTCTACTATTTCACTTATGTAGAAGGTTCGGCAACGCTCTTCTCCTACTATTCCATGGCCATCATCGTGCCAAGCATCATAGGTGCAGCCTGCTTCCCTCTGGTATTCAGAAAAACGGGCAACAAGGGTTTCACGGCAGCCATCTTCGCTTTCCTCACCGGTATTACGATGATAGGTCTGTACTTCTTCAGCCCTAACGGCAGCGCCATCATGTTCTATCTGTTCTCAGCTTTGTCGTGGTTCTTCTTCTCAGGCTTCAATACAGCCATCTATGCCATCATCCCCGACTGTGTGGAGTATGGCGAGTGGAAGACGGGCATCAGAAACGACGGATTCCAATACGCCTTCATCTCGCTGGGCAACAAGATAGGAATGGCACTCGGCACATCGCTTCTCGCCATTGCCCTGGGCAGTGCAGGATATGTAAGCAACGCTGTGCAGAATCCAGAAGTATTGAACATCATGCACCACGCCTTCAGCACCATTCCGGGAGTCTTGTGGATCGTCACCGCAGGATGCCTCTGCTTCTACAAGCTCAACAAGAAGCAATACAAGCAGATCATGACCGATCTGGAGAATAAGAAGAAATAA
- a CDS encoding zinc-dependent alcohol dehydrogenase has translation MRQAILVEPKHIEFKEVAEPKAADLTAHQVLVNIKRIGICGSEIHSYHGLHPATFYPVVQGHEYSGVVMAVGSEVTVCKPGDHITARPQLVCGKCNPCKRGQYNVCEHLRVQAFQADGAAQDFFVVDDDRVAKLPEGMSLDYGAMIEPSAVGAHASNRTDVKGKNVVVSGAGTIGNLIAQFCIARGAKNVLITDVSDLRLAKARECGIKHTLNITKKTLKEAAQELFGEEGYQVGFEVAGVEVSIRSLMETIEKGSDIVVVAVFAKDPALSMFYLGEHELRLIGSMMYRHEDYLTAIDYVSKGIVNLKPLVSNRFAFEEYDDAYKFIDTHRETSMKVLIDFEQKPGEKK, from the coding sequence ATGAGACAGGCAATATTGGTAGAACCAAAGCATATCGAATTCAAGGAAGTAGCAGAACCAAAGGCAGCAGACTTAACTGCTCATCAGGTTCTCGTCAACATCAAGCGCATCGGCATCTGCGGTAGCGAGATTCACTCTTACCACGGTCTTCACCCAGCCACCTTCTACCCAGTGGTTCAGGGACATGAGTACTCTGGAGTGGTTATGGCTGTAGGCAGCGAAGTTACCGTCTGCAAGCCTGGCGACCACATCACCGCTCGCCCACAGTTGGTTTGCGGCAAGTGCAACCCTTGCAAGAGAGGACAGTATAATGTTTGTGAGCACCTGCGTGTTCAGGCTTTCCAGGCAGATGGTGCAGCACAGGATTTCTTTGTAGTAGATGACGACCGCGTGGCTAAGTTGCCGGAAGGCATGAGCCTTGACTACGGTGCCATGATTGAGCCTTCAGCCGTTGGTGCCCATGCCAGCAACCGCACCGATGTGAAGGGTAAGAATGTAGTAGTGAGCGGTGCAGGAACCATCGGCAACCTCATAGCCCAGTTCTGCATTGCTCGTGGCGCCAAGAATGTACTCATTACCGATGTAAGCGACCTCCGCCTGGCTAAGGCTCGCGAATGCGGCATCAAGCACACCCTCAACATCACCAAGAAGACCTTGAAGGAGGCAGCCCAGGAACTTTTCGGTGAGGAAGGCTATCAGGTAGGTTTCGAGGTAGCAGGTGTAGAAGTTTCCATCCGTTCGCTGATGGAGACCATCGAGAAAGGTAGCGACATCGTGGTTGTGGCAGTCTTTGCCAAGGACCCAGCCCTCAGCATGTTCTATCTGGGCGAGCATGAGTTGAGACTCATCGGTTCAATGATGTATCGCCACGAAGATTATCTCACAGCCATCGATTACGTAAGCAAGGGCATCGTCAACCTCAAGCCACTCGTAAGCAACCGTTTTGCCTTCGAAGAATACGATGATGCCTACAAGTTTATCGACACTCATCGCGAAACCAGCATGAAGGTTCTCATCGATTTCGAACAGAAACCTGGAGAGAAGAAGTAA
- a CDS encoding carbohydrate kinase family protein → MEKKQSVIGIGEALFDVLPEGKKLGGAPANFAYHVSQFGLNSCAVSAMGDDELGKELEKELNDHHLNYQIDKVAYPTGTVQVSLDANGIPCYDIKEGAAWDNIPYTPALEDLAKNCTAACFGSLAQRNEVSRNTIYRFLDHMPEGEGILKIFDINLRQGFYTKEIITESIKRCNILKINDEELITVSRIFGYPGIDLENKCWLLLGKYNLKMLILTCGVNGSYVFTPGEVSFIETPKVEVADTVGAGDSFTGAFVASILKGKSVKEAHELAVKVSAFVCTQNGAMPVLPKEFTR, encoded by the coding sequence ATGGAAAAGAAACAATCAGTGATAGGTATCGGCGAGGCACTCTTCGATGTGCTTCCAGAAGGAAAGAAGCTAGGTGGCGCTCCAGCCAACTTTGCTTACCATGTTTCGCAGTTCGGACTCAATAGCTGTGCGGTCAGCGCAATGGGCGATGATGAGTTGGGCAAGGAACTGGAGAAGGAACTCAACGATCACCATCTCAACTATCAGATAGACAAGGTAGCCTACCCTACAGGCACCGTCCAGGTTTCACTCGATGCCAACGGCATTCCTTGCTACGACATCAAGGAGGGAGCAGCCTGGGACAACATTCCTTACACCCCAGCCCTGGAGGATTTGGCAAAGAACTGCACCGCAGCCTGCTTCGGTTCACTGGCTCAGCGCAATGAGGTTTCCCGTAACACTATCTACCGCTTCCTCGACCACATGCCTGAGGGAGAAGGAATCCTCAAAATCTTCGATATCAATCTCCGTCAAGGCTTCTATACCAAGGAGATTATCACCGAGAGCATCAAGCGATGTAACATCCTCAAGATCAACGACGAGGAATTGATCACCGTAAGCCGCATCTTCGGCTATCCGGGCATCGACTTGGAGAATAAATGCTGGCTCCTCTTGGGCAAGTACAATCTGAAGATGCTCATTCTTACCTGCGGCGTAAACGGCAGTTATGTATTCACCCCTGGCGAAGTTTCTTTTATCGAGACACCGAAGGTGGAAGTGGCAGACACAGTGGGTGCCGGTGATTCATTCACAGGCGCATTCGTGGCAAGCATCTTGAAGGGTAAGAGCGTAAAGGAAGCTCATGAATTGGCAGTAAAGGTTTCGGCATTCGTCTGTACCCAGAACGGAGCCATGCCGGTCTTGCCAAAGGAATTTACAAGATAA
- a CDS encoding VOC family protein → MKIKDFTTGVQHIGIPTNDINKTIEFYHALGFETALRTVNGTEEVAFLQLHNLIIETYQNHQAKMEYGAIDHIAIDVKNIENLFLVVKEAGTFKMLDQQVNGLPFWENGVKFFTIEGPNKEKIEFCEKL, encoded by the coding sequence ATGAAAATCAAAGATTTTACAACAGGTGTGCAGCACATCGGCATTCCTACCAACGACATCAACAAGACCATTGAGTTTTATCATGCCTTGGGCTTCGAGACAGCCCTCCGCACAGTGAACGGCACCGAGGAAGTAGCCTTTCTCCAGCTCCACAATCTCATCATCGAGACCTATCAGAACCATCAGGCAAAGATGGAATATGGGGCCATCGACCACATCGCCATCGATGTAAAGAACATAGAGAATCTCTTCCTGGTAGTGAAGGAAGCAGGAACCTTCAAGATGCTGGATCAGCAGGTAAATGGTCTTCCATTCTGGGAGAACGGCGTAAAGTTCTTCACCATCGAGGGGCCAAACAAGGAGAAAATCGAGTTCTGCGAGAAACTATAA
- a CDS encoding cupin domain-containing protein translates to MVIDFEKIAEAHLEGFKGGQGKLDTRNYVDDKVKIMYSTLRPGASTGLHTHEGNCEIIYVVSGTATFHYDDTVEEVRQGQVHYCPMNHAHYMENLTDHDLVYLAIVPEHH, encoded by the coding sequence ATGGTAATAGATTTCGAAAAGATTGCTGAGGCTCATTTGGAGGGCTTCAAGGGTGGACAGGGTAAACTCGATACTCGTAACTATGTGGATGACAAGGTGAAGATTATGTATTCTACCTTGCGTCCGGGTGCATCAACTGGTCTTCATACTCACGAGGGCAACTGCGAGATTATCTATGTGGTAAGCGGCACTGCTACTTTCCATTATGATGATACCGTAGAAGAGGTTCGACAGGGACAGGTGCATTATTGTCCTATGAACCACGCTCATTATATGGAGAATCTCACAGATCATGATCTGGTGTATCTCGCCATTGTGCCTGAGCATCATTAA
- a CDS encoding NUDIX hydrolase, which yields MADKDMKWKTLSQKYLIEKPWLTARVDKVELPTGAIIDEYYVLEYPDWVNTIAITKEGEFVFVRQYRYAIGKTVNELCAGVIEKGEDPMVAAKRELMEETGFGGGNWQKWMTISANPSTHTNLTHCYLATDVERMDVQHLDQAEDIEIRLFSRDEVMDMLEKGEIWQSLMAAPLWKYFAKAK from the coding sequence ATGGCTGATAAAGATATGAAATGGAAGACGCTCTCGCAGAAATATCTGATAGAGAAGCCATGGCTCACGGCACGAGTGGATAAGGTGGAATTGCCTACGGGAGCCATTATCGATGAATATTACGTGCTGGAATATCCTGATTGGGTGAACACCATCGCCATTACGAAGGAGGGAGAGTTCGTATTTGTGCGCCAGTATCGCTATGCGATAGGTAAGACGGTGAATGAACTCTGCGCAGGAGTGATAGAGAAGGGCGAAGACCCGATGGTTGCTGCCAAGCGAGAGCTGATGGAAGAGACTGGATTCGGTGGCGGAAACTGGCAGAAGTGGATGACGATTTCTGCCAACCCAAGTACGCATACCAATCTTACCCATTGCTATCTGGCTACGGATGTGGAGCGTATGGATGTTCAGCATCTTGACCAGGCTGAGGATATCGAGATTCGCCTCTTCTCCAGGGATGAAGTGATGGATATGCTGGAGAAGGGAGAAATCTGGCAAAGCCTGATGGCGGCTCCGCTATGGAAGTATTTTGCGAAAGCAAAGTAA